TTGCGTCCATCGCAACACATCGTGCCATCAGAATAAATGGCAAATATGTCAAAAATAGTTCGCAGTATTCTAGAGCCGCGCGCTAATGCCGGGCAGCGGAAAATTCTGCGTATGCAGCCGCCGCGCCTGCCGCATGCACGATCGCCGTGAGGGCAGGGGGATAGGAAGAAACGGGAGATTATTCGGGGCCACGCTGGCGCCTGGCTGCGCCGGCCGCATCGTTCAGCGGCGAAGTGCCGGGCTCAGTGGCCGCCGCAAACCGGGCAATCCGGCGTGCGCGCCAGCCGCATGGTGGTCCATTCCATCGACAGCGCATTGACCATCAGCAGCCGGCCGGCGAGGCTGTCGCCCACGTCGGCAAGCAGCTTGAGGGCCTCGGCTGCCTGCACGGTGCCGACCATGCCGACCAGTGGTGCGAACACGCCCATGGTGGCGCAGGCGACTTCCGGCGCGGGCTCGGCCGGCGGGAACAGGCAGGCGTAGCACGGCGCGTCGGGCTGGCGGCGGTCGAAGACGCTGATCTGGCCGTCGAAGCGCAGCGCGGCGCCGGATACCAGCGGGACCTTGTGGTGCACGCAGGCGCGGTTGACGGCCTGGCGCGTGGCGAAGTTGTCGCAGCAGTCGAGCACCACGCTGGCCGACGCCACCAACTGGTCCAGTTCGGCATCGCCCACGCGCGCCGGCACCGTGACGATGTCCAGGCCGGGGTTGATGCGCAGCATGCCTTCGCGGGCGGAGTCGACCTTGGGCCGGCCCACGTTGGCGGTGGTGTGGATGATCTGGCGCTGCAGGTTGGTCAGGTCGACCTCGTCGTTGTCAACCACGGTGATGCGGCCGACGCCGGCCGAGGCCAGGAAGGGCAGGGCGGCGGCGCCGAGGCCACCGGCGCCGATCACCACCGCGTGGCCGGCCAGCAAGCGACGCTGGCCTTCGATGCCCAGCTCGTCGAGCAGGATATGGCGCGAATAGCGCAGCAGCTGTTCGTCGTCGAGGCCGTCGGACGGGTCGTCCTGCGGGCCTGCGTGGGTCGCGTCGCTCATGCCGGCAGCCTCACTGAAAGGCCTGTGGAATTTACGGTGCCTTGCCGGTCGGCGTGCCCAGCGGCTCGCCGATCGGCGCGCTGGCGGGCGGCTGCTTGCCGGGGGCCGGCGCCGCCGGCTTGGCGGCCGGTACGCTGGCGCCCTTGGCGCCGCTCTTGCCCGTGGGCTTGGCGGCCTTGCCGTTGTCGGCCGGCGGGTTCGTTTCCAGCTTCGACTTGGAGCGCTTGACCGGCTGGCCGTTGAGCTGGGCGATCGCCTGCTGCAGCATGAAGTCGTCGGCCGAGCCGAATTCCACCGGCTTCTTGCGGCGCTCTTTTTCGCGCTCTTCCGGGGTCTTCTTGGCGTTCTCTTCTTCCAGGCGGCGCAGTTCCTCGACGCGGCGCTGCTCGCGCTCGGTCATTTCGGGCTCTTCCGATTCCTGCTTGTTGTGCAGGTGACGCTCGGTGTCGATCTCGCGCGTGATCAGCGCGTCGTCCGGATCGCCTTCGGGGTTCTGGTCGACCGGGATATCGGGGCGGATGCCCTTGGCCTGGATCGACTTGCCGCTCGGCGTGTAGTAGTACGCGATGGTCAGCTTGATGCCGGTATCGTTGGTAAGCGGGCGCACGGTCTGCACCGAGCCCTTGCCGAAGGTGGTCTTGCCCATGATCTGGGCGCGGTGGTGGTCCTGCAGCGCGCCGGCGACGATCTCGGAGGCCGAGGCGGAGTAGGCGTTGGTCAGCACCACCATCGGGATCTTCTTGTACAGCGCGGGCAGGTCCTTGAGCGGATCATCTTCCAGCGACGACAGGCGGTAGTTGTTGTACGTTGCCTTGTACACGCGCTTGGCATCGGGCACCTGGCCGTTGGTCGACACCACCGTGGCGTCTTCCGGCAGGAACGCCGCGGCCACGCCGACCGCGCCCTGCAGCACGCCGCCGCCGTTGTTGCGCAGGTCCAGCACCAGGCCCTTCATGTTGGGGTTCTTCTGCGCCAGCTCGGTGAGCTTGCGCGCCAGGTCGGAAATGGTGCGTTCCTGGAAGCTGGTCAGGCGGATCCAGCCGATATTGTTGTCCAGCATCTTGGCCTTGACCGACTGCACGCGGATCTCGGCGCGCGTGATCGAGACCGGGAAGGTGCGTTCCTCGCTCTTGCGGTAGATCGTCAGCGTGACCTTGGTGCCGGGCTCGCCACGCATGCGCTTGACCGCCTGCTCCAGCGGCAGGCCGCGCACGGGCTTGTCGTCGATACGGGTGATCAGGTCGCCGGGCTGGATGCCGGCGCGGAAGGCGGGCGTGTCCTCGATCGGGTTGATCACCTTGACCAGGCCTTCTTCCTGCGAGATCTCGATGCCCAGGCCGGCAAAGCGCCCGCGCGTGCCTTCCTGCAGTTCCTTGAAATCCTTCTCGTCGAGGTAGGACGAATGCGGGTCGAGGCTGGCGACCATGCCCTTGATGGCTTCGGTCAGCAGCTTCTTGTCATCGACCGGTTCCACGTACTCGCGCTTGATCTGCCCGAAGATATCGGCCATCAGCCGCAACTGGTCCAGCGGCAGGGGCCCCGATGAATTCTGCGCGGTCGCCGAAATCTGCAGCGTGGCGAGCACGCCGGCGACGAGGCCGACAGAAACTAGGCTGATGTTCTTGAGCGTCTTGCGCATGAGGGCTGCCTGAACTTGTACGCGAAGTACGGGTGTACGGTATGGGGATTATGCCGGCTGCGGCCGCCCGGCGCCGGGCGGTTTGTCCGACAGTATAAGTGCGAGTGGAGAAATGGGCCTGTCCCGTCCCGGCTCAGGGTGGGCGGCCGCACATCCTGGCGCGGCCACCCGGGCGGATCTCAGCGTGCCTTGCCCTGGCTGGCCACGGCCGCCAGCGAGGCGGCGATGGCTTCCTGGTCGCCCAGGTAGTAGTGGCGCAGGGGGCGCAGGTCGGCGTCGAGCTCGTAGACGAGGGGGGTGCCGTTGGGAATATTGAGGCCGACGATGTCGTCATCCGAAATCTGGTCCAGGTATTTCACCAGCGCGCGGATGCTGTTGCCATGGGCGGCGATCACCACGCGCTTGCCGGATTGGATGTCGGGGGCGATGGATTCGTTCCACAGGGGCATCACGCGGGCCACGGTGTCCTTCAGGCACTCGGTCAGCGGGATTTCGTTGCGCGGCACATTGGCGTAGCGCGGATCGTCGTACGAGGCGCGCGGATCGGTCGGCTCCAGCGCCGGCGGCGGCGTGTCGTAGCTGCGGCGCCAGACCAGCACCTGTTCGTCGCCGAACTTGGCGGCGGTCTCGGACTTGTTCAGGCCGGCCAGGGCGCCGTAGTGGCGCTCGTTCAGGCGCCATTCGTTGCGCACCGGAATCCACATCAGGTCCATTTCATCCTGCACGTGCCAGAGCGTGCGGATGGCGCGCTTGAGCACCGAGGTGTAGGCCACGTCGAAGCCCATGCCGGCTTCCTTGAGCAGCTTGCCGGCCTGGCGCGCCTGGTCGGCGCCGGTTTCGGTCAGGTCGACGTCGACCCAGCCGGTGAAGCGGTTTTCGAGGTTCCACGTGGATTCGCCGTGGCGGATGAGGACGAGCTTGTACATGCTGCTGCTTCCAGAGAGTAGATAACCTGCATGCGTCCGCGCCGTCACCTGGAGTAGCCGTGAAACGGGCCATGACGGGATTCGGTAAACATCCCATGTCTCGGACAGGCGACAATGGCGGATGGCCGTGCAGCGGCAGGGCCTGGACGCCAAACCGCGTATTTTATAATGCCGCCGACCCAACCTACCGGAAAGCCAACGTGAATTTCTTCGCCGACTATAACAACCTCGCCCTGATCGCCCTCGCCGTGGTGTCGGGCGGCCTGCTGGCCTGGCCCGCGATCTCGCGCAGCGCGGGCGGCAAGTCGGTCAATACGGCCACCGCGACCCAGATGATCAACAAGCGCGGCGCGGTCGTGGTCGACATCCGCGAGCCCGCGGAGTACGCCAAGGGCCACCTGCCGCAGGCCAAGAGCGCGCCGCTGGCCGAGCTGGCCTCGCGCGCGGCCGGGCTTGCAAAGGACAAGGCCGCCCCCATCATCGTCGTATGCCAGACCGGCCAGCGCTCGGGCAAGGCCCAGGCAGCGCTGAAGGAAGCCGGTTACAGTGAGATCTACGCGCTCGAGGGCGGCATTGCCGCCTGGCAGCAGGCGGGCCTGCCGCTGGTGAAGTAAGCCCGGCAACCTGTCGTAACCGTCACGGCGTGCCCCGGCCAGGCCGGGCGCGCACATTGCATTCAAGGAGACCCCACATGGCCCGCGTCGTCATGTACAGCACCATGGTGTGCCCGTATTGCGTCATGGCTGAACGCCTGCTCAAGTCCCGCGGCGTGGAAACGATCGAGAAGATCCTGATCGACCGCGAACCGGGCAAGCGTGAAGAGATGATGACCCGCACCGGCCGCCGCACCGTGCCGCAGATCTACATCGACGACACCCACGTGGGCGGCTTCGACGACCTCTCGGCGCTCGACCGCCAGGGCGGGCTGGTGCCGCTGCTGGCCGCCTGAGCCGGCGCCTTGAGACGGCCCTTGCGCAGAATCGTCTGATTTCGCGCGGGCTGGTTCCGCCATCCCCTCCGGCGCGGGTGAATTCGCCACTCGCGTCATGTACCATATGCGTTTTCCAACCGGGAACCGGCCGGCCCTGCACGACGCAGGCGCTGCCGCCGCCGTCCCCGACACGCATCCAGCCCATCCTCCCGGAAGCCTTTCATGAGCGACCAGCAAAACACCCAGCAGGACGATCAACCTTTCTTCAACATCCAGCGCGTCTACCTGAAGGATATGTCGCTGGAGCAGCCCAACTCGCCGGCGATCTTCCTGGAATCGGAAGCCCCGTCGGTCGAAGTGCAGGTCAACGTCGGCGCTTCGCAGCTGCAGGAAGGCATCTTCGAAGTGGTGGTGACCGGCACCGTGACGACCAAGGTGCAGGACAAGGTCGCCTTCCTGGTTGAAGCGCACCAGGCCGGTATCTTCGATATCCGCAACGTGCCGGTCGAGCAGCTCGATCCGCTGCTGGGCATTGCCTGCCCCACCATCCTCTACCCGTACCTGCGCGGCAATATCGCCGACGTGATCACGCGCGCCGGCTTCCAGGCCATCCACCTGTCGGAAATCAACTTCCAGGCGCTGTACGAGCAACGCCTGCAGGCCGCCATGGAAGAGGCGCAGGGTGGTGCCGAAGGCGGCAACAGCGGCATCGTGATGCCCGACGGCAGCCAGGCCCGCCACTGATCCCGGCGTTCTGCGCCATCCACTGAAACGGGGCTGCGGCCCCGTTTTGCCTTTGGGCTACCATCGTTGGCGCAAGCGGCCCAAGCGCTTGCGACGCCAACCACTGTTCGAGCTGCCATGAAACTGACCTTCCTCGGTGCCGGGGCGTGGGGCACCGCCCTCGCCAGCCATGCCGCGGCCACCAATGACGTGGTGTTGTGGGGACGCGACCCGGCGCAGCTCGCGGCGCTCGCGGCCACGCGCGAGAACGCCGCCTACCTGCCCGGCGTGACACTGTCCGAACGGCTGGCGGTGCAGGCGGATTTCGAGCAGGCGGTCGCGCACGCTGCCGACGATGCGGACGGCATCGTGGTGGTGGCGACGCCGGTGGCGGGCCTGCGCGAGATGACGCGCCGGCTGGCCGCGCGCGGCGCGAAGCCGGTGTCGATGCTGTGGCTGTGCAAGGGCTTCGAGGCCGGCACCCATCTGCTGCCGCACCAGATGGTGCGGGCCGAACTCGATGCCGCCGGGCGCACCAAGGGCTTTGCCTATGGCGTGCTGACCGGCCCCAGCTTTGCCCGCGAGGTGGCGCTGGGGCTGCCGTGCGCACTGACCGTGGCCGGCACCGAGCCGTCGCTGGCGGACCGCGCCCAGGCGGCCTTCCACCATCACGCCATGCGCATCTATGGCAGCGATGACCTGACCGGCGTGGAAGTCGGCGGCGCGGTCAAGAACGTGCTGGCGATCGCCACCGGCGCCAGCGACGGGCTGGGGCTGGGGCTGAACGCGCGCGCCGCGCTGGTGACGCGCGGGCTGGCCGAGATGACGCGGCTGGGACTGGCGCTGGGCGGCCGGGTCGAGACCTTCATGGGCCTGGCCGGCGTCGGCGACCTGATCCTGACCGCCACCGGCGACCTGTCGCGCAACCGCAAGGTCGGCCAGCAGCTGGCGGCGGGGCAGAGCCTGGAACAGATCCTGGCCGGGCTGGGGCACGTTGCCGAAGGCGTGCGCTGTGCCCAGGCGGTGGCCGAGCTGGCCGCCACGCACGGCATCGAGATGCCGATCGCGCGCGCGGTCTGCGCGGTGCTGTTCGACGGCCTCAGCGCCGCCGACGCAGTGGCGCAGCTGCTGCAGCGCGACGCGCGCGACGAATGAGCGCCCCCCCTTTCCACCTGTTTCTGAGTCTACGCATCGCATGTCAACACGACGCCAGGCGCTGATCGCGCTCGCTGCCGCCTGCGCCGCCGGCGCCTCCGGCAGCGCTTTCGCCCAACCGTGGCCGGCGCGGCCGCTGCGCATGGTGGTGCCGTTCCCGCCGGGCTCGTCGCCCGACCTGATCGCGCGCATCCTGACCGAAAAGCTGGCCGCAGCGCTGGGCCAGCCGGTGGTGGTGGAAAACCGCCCCGGCGCCGGCGGCAATATCGGCACCGGCATCGTCGCGCGCGCCGCGCCGGACGGCTACACGCTGCTGTTCACCATCAACGGCCCGCTGGTGACCGCGCCCACGCTGTCGCGCAACCTCAACTACGACCCGTTCCGCCAGCTGGCGCCGGTCACGCTGGTAGCGACCTCGCCCAACGTGCTGGTGGTCGATGCAAGGCTGCCGGTGCACAACCTGCGCGAGTTCGTCGCGCTGGCGCGGTCCCGGGCGGGGGAACTGAACTATGGCTCGCCCGGCAATGGCAGCGCCTCGCACCTG
This Cupriavidus nantongensis DNA region includes the following protein-coding sequences:
- the secB gene encoding protein-export chaperone SecB → MSDQQNTQQDDQPFFNIQRVYLKDMSLEQPNSPAIFLESEAPSVEVQVNVGASQLQEGIFEVVVTGTVTTKVQDKVAFLVEAHQAGIFDIRNVPVEQLDPLLGIACPTILYPYLRGNIADVITRAGFQAIHLSEINFQALYEQRLQAAMEEAQGGAEGGNSGIVMPDGSQARH
- a CDS encoding rhodanese-like domain-containing protein, which translates into the protein MNFFADYNNLALIALAVVSGGLLAWPAISRSAGGKSVNTATATQMINKRGAVVVDIREPAEYAKGHLPQAKSAPLAELASRAAGLAKDKAAPIIVVCQTGQRSGKAQAALKEAGYSEIYALEGGIAAWQQAGLPLVK
- a CDS encoding NAD(P)H-dependent glycerol-3-phosphate dehydrogenase — encoded protein: MKLTFLGAGAWGTALASHAAATNDVVLWGRDPAQLAALAATRENAAYLPGVTLSERLAVQADFEQAVAHAADDADGIVVVATPVAGLREMTRRLAARGAKPVSMLWLCKGFEAGTHLLPHQMVRAELDAAGRTKGFAYGVLTGPSFAREVALGLPCALTVAGTEPSLADRAQAAFHHHAMRIYGSDDLTGVEVGGAVKNVLAIATGASDGLGLGLNARAALVTRGLAEMTRLGLALGGRVETFMGLAGVGDLILTATGDLSRNRKVGQQLAAGQSLEQILAGLGHVAEGVRCAQAVAELAATHGIEMPIARAVCAVLFDGLSAADAVAQLLQRDARDE
- the grxC gene encoding glutaredoxin 3 — translated: MARVVMYSTMVCPYCVMAERLLKSRGVETIEKILIDREPGKREEMMTRTGRRTVPQIYIDDTHVGGFDDLSALDRQGGLVPLLAA
- a CDS encoding HesA/MoeB/ThiF family protein: MSDATHAGPQDDPSDGLDDEQLLRYSRHILLDELGIEGQRRLLAGHAVVIGAGGLGAAALPFLASAGVGRITVVDNDEVDLTNLQRQIIHTTANVGRPKVDSAREGMLRINPGLDIVTVPARVGDAELDQLVASASVVLDCCDNFATRQAVNRACVHHKVPLVSGAALRFDGQISVFDRRQPDAPCYACLFPPAEPAPEVACATMGVFAPLVGMVGTVQAAEALKLLADVGDSLAGRLLMVNALSMEWTTMRLARTPDCPVCGGH
- a CDS encoding S41 family peptidase; translation: MRKTLKNISLVSVGLVAGVLATLQISATAQNSSGPLPLDQLRLMADIFGQIKREYVEPVDDKKLLTEAIKGMVASLDPHSSYLDEKDFKELQEGTRGRFAGLGIEISQEEGLVKVINPIEDTPAFRAGIQPGDLITRIDDKPVRGLPLEQAVKRMRGEPGTKVTLTIYRKSEERTFPVSITRAEIRVQSVKAKMLDNNIGWIRLTSFQERTISDLARKLTELAQKNPNMKGLVLDLRNNGGGVLQGAVGVAAAFLPEDATVVSTNGQVPDAKRVYKATYNNYRLSSLEDDPLKDLPALYKKIPMVVLTNAYSASASEIVAGALQDHHRAQIMGKTTFGKGSVQTVRPLTNDTGIKLTIAYYYTPSGKSIQAKGIRPDIPVDQNPEGDPDDALITREIDTERHLHNKQESEEPEMTEREQRRVEELRRLEEENAKKTPEEREKERRKKPVEFGSADDFMLQQAIAQLNGQPVKRSKSKLETNPPADNGKAAKPTGKSGAKGASVPAAKPAAPAPGKQPPASAPIGEPLGTPTGKAP
- a CDS encoding Bug family tripartite tricarboxylate transporter substrate binding protein, with protein sequence MSTRRQALIALAAACAAGASGSAFAQPWPARPLRMVVPFPPGSSPDLIARILTEKLAAALGQPVVVENRPGAGGNIGTGIVARAAPDGYTLLFTINGPLVTAPTLSRNLNYDPFRQLAPVTLVATSPNVLVVDARLPVHNLREFVALARSRAGELNYGSPGNGSASHLAMEQLKAMAGVDLQHVPYPGFPQITAAMVGGQVQAAFMVPAIAMPQVNAGKLRVLAVTTTGRTAVLPSVPTVAESGYPGFEAISWQAVLAPAGTPQAVIDRLYRELVAIIGSADVRDRMRAQYFVPAGTAPASLRQTMASEKARWDKVIRAAGVQPE
- the gpmA gene encoding 2,3-diphosphoglycerate-dependent phosphoglycerate mutase produces the protein MYKLVLIRHGESTWNLENRFTGWVDVDLTETGADQARQAGKLLKEAGMGFDVAYTSVLKRAIRTLWHVQDEMDLMWIPVRNEWRLNERHYGALAGLNKSETAAKFGDEQVLVWRRSYDTPPPALEPTDPRASYDDPRYANVPRNEIPLTECLKDTVARVMPLWNESIAPDIQSGKRVVIAAHGNSIRALVKYLDQISDDDIVGLNIPNGTPLVYELDADLRPLRHYYLGDQEAIAASLAAVASQGKAR